The nucleotide sequence CTGGCTGAACGAAAACTTGCCAGCCAACGTAAAGACACTCTATTCATCGTCTCAAAATATTGAGAACGAACTTCCTGATACCGATCTAGTAATCGGAGCTGTTTTGATACCTGGAGCCAAAGCTCCTTTCGTACTGACAAAGGAAATGCTTCCTTTACTTAAAAAAGGAAGTGTGTTGGTAGATGTAGCCATCGATCAGGGGGGATGTTTTGAAACCTCACATCCTACTACTCATGCTAATCCTGTATATGAAGTTGGCGGAGTGGTTCACTATTGTGTTGCCAATATCCCGGGAGCTGTGCCTCATACATCCACACTGGCACTTACAAACGCCACCCTACCCTACGTAATTAATCTTGCCGACAATGGTTGGGAAAAGGCTTGTCAAAAAGATCCAGGTTTGCATCTTGGACTAAATATTGTAAAAGGGGAAATTGTTTATCCGGCCGTTTCCGAAGCATTTGACTGGGCCTGATAGTAAGATATAAAAACAATAGAGAGGGTGAATCAATTGCTTGATTCACCCTCTCTATTGTTTTTATATTGCTGTACTACTTTGTGTTAAGAACCAAAGAAATACCGGAAGATATCATTCCCGTTGGCATAGATAAGTAAACCGAACAGCAAAGCCATACCTACAATCTGAGAATATTCCAGGAACTTATCACTTGGTTTGCGGCGGGCCACAACCTCGTAGACAAGAAACATAACATGACCTCCATCTAACGCCGGAATAGGCAGTATATTCATGAAAGCAAGAATAATCGACAGAAAGGCAGTGCGTTGCCAGAAAATCATCCAGTCCCACTCGGCAGGGAATAATCCTCCGATAGTACCAAAACCTCCCAAACTGGAAGCTCCTTCTTTCGTAAACACATATTTCATATCGTTTACGTATCCTTTCAACGTATCTACCCCCTTCTGTATACCTGCAGGGAACGACGCAAAAAAGCCATAGGATGTGGTTACCGTCTGGTAGATATCCATCGGACTCTTCATATAAGCACCCATATGCCCGGCTGTATCTGTAGTAAGCGTAAGTGTCAGAGGCTGACCATTACGAAAAACGCCTACGGATATCGATTGATTTTTATGTTTATCCAATATATCCACTACATCATCGGCTGCAGGAGTAGATATTCCATTTATGGATACAATGCTATCATTTTTCTGAAATCCTGCAGCTTTAGCTGGAGAATCTTTAGAAAAATCATTTACGACCATCGGATACCTCAATCCGGCGAAACCTTTCTTATCACGCATCATCCGCTGCATCAAATCAGAGGGAATGGCAATAGTTGTTTCTTGTCCGTTACGTAAAACAGCTACAGACTGCGCTTCAACAATTCCGCGGATAGCAGATTCTCCAAACCGTTCCAATTCAACACCATTGGCAGACAACAGAATGTCGCCATCCTGAAAACCTATTTGCTTGGCTGTTTCGCTATAATACATACCCATCTTCATGTTCTTTAGCGGCAAGTAAGTATCACCCCAGGCAAACAAGACCATGGAATAGATAAACAGTGCCAGCAAAAAATTAAAGACCACCCCGGCAATCATAATCATAAGCCTTTGTCCAGCCGGTTTCGAACGAAATTCATAAGGTTGCGCAGGCAATGCCATCTGTTCCTTATCCATCGATTCGTCAATCATACCGGAAATCTTGCAGTAACCTCCCAAAGGAAGCCATCCTACTCCATATTCCGTATCGCTGTTTTTCGGTTTAAACTTAAAAAGAGAAAACCAGGGATCAAAGAAAAGATAAAACTTCTCTACCCTGACTTTGAAAATTCTAGCAAATAAAAAATGCCCGAACTCATGCACGACAACCAGAATCGATAAACTCAGTATGAGCTGTAAAGCCTTAATTAAAAATGTCTCCATCTATACTCTATTGTGTTTTAATTTATATACTAAAATAATGTTGCTGCTATACATCGTGCTTCAGAATCTGTTTGCACATAATCATCGTAAGAAGGTGCAGCAATAAACGAAGCCTTTAACATTGTTTTCTCAATCACTTCGCTCATCTGGAGAAAACCGATGCGGTCTTGCAGAAAGGCAGCTACAACAATTTCGTTGGCCGCATTCAAAATGCACGGCATATTTCCTCCCTGACGCACTGCTTCAAAAGCAAATGCCAGATTACGAAACCTAACCATGTCCGGTTCTTCAAAAGTAAACGTAGAATATTGATTAAAGTCCAATCGGGGAGCACGGCTCTTTAATCTTTCCGGATAAGAAAAAGCATAGCTGATGGGCAACTTCATATCCGGAATACCTAACTGAGCCATAACCGCGCCGTCTTCGAACTGAACCATAGAATGAATAATTGACTGTGGATGAACTACCACCTGAATTTGTTCGGGGGTAAGTCCAAATAACCATTTTGCCTCAATCATTTCGAAACCTTTGTTCATCATCGAAGCCGAATCAATAGTAACCTTAGCTCCCATCGACCAATTAGGATGTTTTAAAGCTTGCGCTTTAGTAACCGTAGCCAATTCCTCCAGCGTTTTTGTCCGGAACGGACCACCAGAAGCTGTAAGCAATATCTTTTCTACCGTATTATATCCCTCACCCACCAAACACTGAAATATGGCAGAATGTTCGGAATCTACTGGTAAAACAGGAACTTTATATTCGGCAGCAAGGGCAGTAATTAATTCTCCCGCAACAACAAGTGTCTCTTTATTAGCCAAAGCGATTGCTTTGCCTGCCTTTATAGCATGGATCGTTGGTTTTAATCCTGAATATCCAACCATAGCAGTAAGAACCATTTGTATGGGTTCTGCCTGTACCACTTGACAAATAGCTTCCGAACCAGCCCAAACTTTGATTGGCAGGTCTTCTAAAGCCTCTTTAAGTTCAGGATATTTCTGTTCGTTGGCGATAACCACCACTTCAGGCATAAACTTTCTTGCCTGATTTATTAATAGATCTACCTGGTTATTGGCAGTCAGGGCGTAGACTTCGAATAGATCAGGGTGTTCACTAATCACTTCCAGTGCCTGCGTACCGATCGAACCGGTAGAACCTAGTATAGCCAGTTGTCTTTTCATGAATTAAAATGCTATGTATTCTTCAGGATTAACAGGAGCTCCTTTATACCAGAGTTCAAAATGCAAATGAGGACCGGTAGACAATTTTCCTGTGTTTCCTACCAATGCAATAGCCTCGCCTGCAACTACATGGTCTCCTGCTTCCTTTAGTAACAATTCGTTGTGTTTATAGATTGATAAAAATCCGTTCTTATGTTGTATCTGAATCACATTTCCGTAGTTTGCATCGAAGCCCGTAAATACAACAGTTCCATCCAAAGTAGATAATACACTTTCGCGGGCAGCAGCAACAAGATCGACTCCGTAATGACGATTTTCTGCTTCATAATGAGCAGATATTACACCACTTACAGGTTTGTAGAAAAATATATTATCAGAAATAATTTCAGTTGGGGTAAGCACAGAAAGATTATATTTTTCTTCTTCTTCAAATTTCTTCACAAAATCGGATTCAACTTTTCCTCTTGGTATTTCATAATTTGCATCCGCATGTGCCAGAGAATCGATCGTACGGATAGAATCCAAGGGCATGGTTCCCGACAAAATACCAGCTACATTTTTCAGATACAAAGTCTGTATGGCAATCATACGCTCTAAAGAATCAGCTTTTAGCGCATTTTGTACAATTTCTTTTCTTACCTCCACATCCAAATAACCAGGAAGATAGTTTCGAATTGGAGTTTTAATAATAATAAAGGAAGTAACCGCAATCAGAAAAAAAGCAAAAACAGCCATTACAACAAAAGCTGACAGCTGTGATAAACGAAAGGACCATACCTCTTCCAGTGTAGCTTCATTAAAAAATGAGAGTTTGTATTTGAACCGAATCCGGTGCCAAAAAGATTTCTGATGCTTTCGTTTCTTCTGTGCCATGGTTATTACTTAAAACGCAAAAGTAACAAAATCCTCCTCCTTTGAAAAGATGTTCACGCTTATTAACTATTATAAATCAAGCAAACCATCCGGTAGAGTAACTTCCAATTGTTTTTTATCGTGATCCACACCTGTAATAATTTCTTCGACAGCAGGAATCAGGATCTCATTTCCCTTGTAATCCACCTGCAAAAGAACATTAAGTGTCGATTCATCCACCATAGTTATTGGCCCCAACAAACCAAGTACAGTATCAGAAACAGTATAACCAACAAAACTATCCCAAGTCATATCTCCCACCAAATCGCCAACAGCAGCATCAAGCGGGTAATACACTTCCATATTACTAAATTCGCGGGCGGCAGGTTCCGAATCCACATTTTCTAATTTCACCAGTATGGAAGAATCCGATTTATAACGATATTCTTCAATAAAGAACGGAACTAGAATCCCATCAATCTCACAAACAAGATAAGGATCCTCGCTGTCGTCAAATACATCGCTTGTTGTTAACAGCGTTATTTCACCTTTAATACCATGAGGCTTTGCAAACTGTCCTATCTTAAAAACATCTTCTTTTTTTAACATATACTGGTGTATTAAAGACGGGTTATACGTGCACCGATACTATTCAGGCGCTTATCAATATTCTGATATCCGCGGTCTATCTGATCAATGTTATGAATATGGCTTGTACCTTCGGCGCTCATCGCAGCAATAAGCAGTGCTATTCCGGCACGAATATCAGGCGAAACCATAGTTGCACCCCGTAATTTATAGCGGTTTCCCAAACCAATAACTGTTGCCCTGTGAGGATCGCAAAGAATAATCTGCGCCCCCATATCAATTAGTTTATCCACAAAGAAAAGCCGGCTTTCAAACATTTTCTGATGAATCAGAACACTTCCAACAGCCTGGGTCGCTACTACAAGAAATACACTCAGTAAATCGGGGGTTAATCCTGGCCAGGGTGCATCCGCAATAGTCATGATCGAACCATCAATAAAAGTATCTATTTCGTACGATTCGTGGGTAGGAATATGAATATCATCGCCTATCTGCTCTACCGTAATACCCAATCGGCGGAACGATTCGGGAATAATACCCAACATATCATATCCTGTATTTTTAATGGTAATATTCGAACCGGTCATCGCCGCCATTCCAATAAAACTCCCCACCTCAATCATATCCGGAAGTATGGTATGAGTTGCCCCCCCCATTGCTTCGACTCCCTGAACGGTAAGCAAATTGGATCCAACGCCGGAGATTACAGCACCCATCCGGATCAATAGTTTGGAAAGCTGCTGCAAATAAGGTTCGCAGGCAGCGTTATAGATAGTTGTTGTTCCTTTCGCCATTACAGCCGCCATAAGAATATTGGCTGTTCCGGTTACAGACGCTTCGTCAAGAAGCATATAAGCACCCTTCAGTTCTTTGGCTTCAATCTCATACAACTGTGTTGACGGATCATAAGTAAAAGTTGCGCCCAGCTTTTGAATGCCCGCAAAATGAGTATCCAGTCTCCGGCGACCAATCTTGTCGCCACCAGGTTTGGGAATCACGGCTTTGCCGAAACGGGCAACCAACGGGCCTACAATCATAACTGAGCCTCTCAATGAGGCACTTTTACGAAGAAAATCATCGGTCTTTAAATAATCCATATCAACGTTGTCTGCCTGAAAAGTATAGGTATCAGGAGAAAGCCGTTCTACTTTTACCTGCATATCCCGCAAAAGTTGAATCAGATTATTTACATCCAATATATCGGGTATGTTGTGTATGGTTACTTTTTCGGGAGTCAGCAAAACCGCACAGATCACCTGCAACGCTTCGTTTTTAGCTCCCTGCGGAATAATCTCTCCGTTTAATCTGCAACCACCTTCAATAACAAATGATGCCATAAGCTATGTGTACAAAAGGTTAACGACCTTTACGTGTGAAGTTTTTGTTTGTGCTTTTGCGGGAAAGAATATCCCGGCTTTCAGTTAGTTTATGCTGCTCTTCATCAAGAACAATCTTACCTTCCGACAATTCATCCAAATCCTTAAATATCTTACGATCGTCTACGGCTTCCTTATTCCAGTTAAGGAAAGATTTCTTCATCTGGTTAGCCAGAAGCTTAATCAAATAGTTTTTTTCCTGACCATCTTCAAATTCATTTGCCTTAACTATCATTCTTTCGAGCGTTTTGCCATAATGACGGTAACGGATTCGTCCGGTATTGTAAGGAACGCGCGGGGGACGGCTAAACAAATCTTCTTTTTTTACGATTTCGTAAGGATAATCGATGTCTAGTTGAAAATCAGCCATAATTGCCAAATGATCCCACAATATATGCTTAAAGTCGTTAACATCACGCAAGTGAGGAAACATATTCCCCATAATATTGATTATTGAATTGGCACATCGCATGCGTTCTTCCTTATCTTCTATAGTTAGACAATAATCCACCATATTCTGGATGTTACGTCCGTACTCGGGTAAGATCAAACGTTTTAGTTCTGTATTATATTCCATCTCTGTCTTTGATTATTCTGCAAAAATACACAATTAAATTGAATATCTGAAGAGTAAACAACAGAAGCTACTCTCTTTATCTTCATTTATATTTCTTTTCACGTTTAATGGTTAAAAACAGAATTATTTTCGTACGTTTGCATGATATAATCGTAAATTAAACAGTCATGACAACACAGCTCCAAGCTAAATTTATAGTGTTGATTTTTCTACTTATATTTGCAGGTTGTAACAATTCGTCAAAAAAAACTAATCAAAATGACGTATCGTTCGATTCTATTGTTGTTGAGAAAAGCTATCATCTTCTTGAAAACCCGGAGAATCCTAATTGTAACCTTCAAATAAATTTCACTTATCCAACCAAAATTGAGAATAAGCAGTATTTGAAAAATATACAGCGCATTTTTACTGAAGCTTATTTCGGAGATGCTTATGCTGCCTATTCGCCTCAGGATGCTTCTGCAAAATATGCTGAATCTTATCTTGCCAATTACAAAGCACTCGAGAAAGACTTTAAATCCGAAGCTGAAAAAGATTCTGACATGCCTCTGGGGGCATGGTACTCTTATTATGAAATGTCTTCGAATAAGATAACATTCAATCAAAGCGGATTGCTCTGCTTTACGGTTAACTTCGAAAATTACACTGGTGGAGCTCATGGTTCTCACTCATACTTCAACCACGTCGTAAACTTAAAAACAGGATTGGTTGTTACAGAAAAAGAGATATTTACCGATAATTACGAGGAAGAATTGGCAAAAGTACTTGTTGCTGCCATAGCGAAACAAAATCAGGTAAACGACGTAAAAGCATTGGAAAATATCGGTTTTTTTAGTGTGGATGAAATCTTTCCTAACGGAAATTTCAGCATAGATGAAACCGGTATCAATTATACATTTAATGAATATGAAATAGCGGCTTATGTTGTAGGGGTAACCAATGTACATCTTCCTTTCGGAGAGATACAACACCTGCTTCGCAAAGAAAGCCCTATAGCACATCTTGCATTTTAAAAATATGAAAGTAATTCAATCTTATTTCCCGGAGTTAAGCGAACATCAACTGGAGCAGTTCGCGGCTCTCAACGATTTATATACCGACTGGAATGCGAAAATCAATGTTATTTCTCGTAAAGACATTGAGAATTTGTATCTGCATCATGTGCTCCACTCATTGGGTATCGTTAAAATGCTCCGTTTTAAAGATGGTTCTTCAGTAATGGATGTCGGTACAGGGGGAGGATTCCCTGGGATTCCTCTTGCTATCTTTTTCCCCGAAGTTCAGTTTCATTTGGTTGACAGTATCGGTAAAAAAATAAAAGTTGGTCAAGCTGTAGCCGAAAGTATCGGACTAAAAAATATTACATTCCGCCACTGCAGGGCCGAAGAAGAGAAACAAAAATTTGACTTTGTGGTAAGCAGGGCTGTTATGCCGTTGGCCGATTTAGTCAACCTGGTCCGAAAAAATATAAAAAAGGAGCAACATAACGCATTACCAAACGGTTTGATTTGCCTTAAAGGGGGCGAACTTCAGCATGAAATTTTGCCTTTTCGAAATCAGGCGTTGAGTTTTGAACTGGGAACCTATTTTAAAGAAGAGTTTTTCAAAACAAAAAAAGTTGTATACGTTCCATTATGATACATGTAAAACGTTTCGAGTTCAACTATTTCTCTGTAAACACTTACCTGTTGTACGATAAAACAGGTGAAGCTGTGTTGATTGACTGTGGCTGTATGAATCAGCGTGAAGAAGAAGAGTTGTCCGGTTTCATTGAAGAAAACAAACTAACTATAAAACGGCTTCTGTGCACACACTTACATCTGGACCATGTTTTCGGAAATGCATATGCAACAAAAACATACGGAGTGGAACCTGAAGCACACAAAGCGGATACAGAACTCCTGCCATCTGCCGAAGTGCAGGCTAAGTCTTTTGGATTGACGATGAAAGGAAAAAGTAACAATAGCATCCGCTATATTACAGTTGGAGAATCCATTCGTTTTGGAGAAAGTACTTTAACCACACTTCATGTGCCGGGTCATTCTCCGGGAAGTCTTGTTTTCTACAGTGCTGAAAGCACCCTGGCCATTACCGGTGATACCCTTTTTGCGGGAAGTATCGGAAGGTCTGATTTATGGGGAGGAAATCCCGATGTATTAGTCGCTGCTATCCGCGACAAACTACTTAATCTACCGGAAGACACCGTCATATATCCCGGACATGGTCCAGAATCATCGATTAGGGAAGAAAAACTTAACAATCCGTATATTTAAAAACACAACCATATAAAATACCTAAAATCTATGGACACAAATAAATTTGTAAACCGCCATGTAGGCATTAGGGGTGAGGAAATACCTTTAATGCTTAAAACAATTGGAGTCGGTTCAATGGATGAATTAATCAATCAGACCATTCCATCTGGCATCATGCTAAAAGAACCTTTAAACCTGCCCGAGGCGATGACTGAACGCGAATACGCTGAACACATTGCCGAACTAGGTTCTAAAAATGAAATCTTTACATCTTACATAGGAATGGGATGGTATGACACCGTAACTCCTGCTCCCATCCAGCGCAATGTGCTGGAAAATCCTGTTTGGTATACTTCGTACACTCCCTATCAGGCAGAAATCTCGCAAGGTCGTTTGGAAGCTCTTCTTAACTTTCAGACCATGATATGTGATCTTACCGGGTTACCTCTTACTAACTGCTCATTATTAGACGAGGCAACTGCCGGTGCAGAAGCTGCTACCATGTTCTACGGAGCCAGAAGCCGTGCCCAGATTAAGAACGAAGCAAATACTTTGTTTGTTGACGAACATGTATTTGTTTCTACTTTGGCAGTGCTTCATACGCGTATGAAACCTCAGGGAACCAAGATTGTGAGAGGTAACTACAAAACATTTAACTTCACATCTGATGTGTTTGGTGCTATTGTTCAATTCCCAAACAAAAACGGATCACTGGAAGATTACAAGTCTTTCGTAGCTCAAGCGAATGAAAACGGAACACGCGTTGCCGTTGCCGCCGACTTACTTAGTCTTGTTTTACTAACTCCTCCGGGGGAATGGGGTGCGGATGTTGTATTTGGCACCAGCCAGCGTTTTGGAATTCCAATGTACTTCGGAGGACCATCAGCTGGTTATATGGCTACCAAAGACGAATATAAACGTACAATCCCCGGGCGCATTATTGGCATTTCTAAAGATGCCTACGGAAAACCGGCCTATCGTCTGGCGTTGCAAACACGCGAACAACATATCAAACGCGAAAAGGCAACTTCCAACATCTGTACAGCTCAGGCATTGCTGGCTACAATGGCTGGATTCTATGCCGTATACCATGGTGCGGAAGGGTTAAAAGATATAGCCTCAAGAATTCACAGTTATGCCGGATTTTTATCTGTCGAGCTTGAAAAAATGGGTTATAAACAATTGAATAAAGACTATTTTGACACTCTTAAGATCGAGCTTCCAGTAAATGTGTCACTGAGTGCCCTGAGAGAAATTGCCCTGGAATGCAAGGTTAACCTTCGTTATTTTGGGGAC is from uncultured Macellibacteroides sp. and encodes:
- a CDS encoding 1-deoxy-D-xylulose-5-phosphate reductoisomerase, whose translation is MKRQLAILGSTGSIGTQALEVISEHPDLFEVYALTANNQVDLLINQARKFMPEVVVIANEQKYPELKEALEDLPIKVWAGSEAICQVVQAEPIQMVLTAMVGYSGLKPTIHAIKAGKAIALANKETLVVAGELITALAAEYKVPVLPVDSEHSAIFQCLVGEGYNTVEKILLTASGGPFRTKTLEELATVTKAQALKHPNWSMGAKVTIDSASMMNKGFEMIEAKWLFGLTPEQIQVVVHPQSIIHSMVQFEDGAVMAQLGIPDMKLPISYAFSYPERLKSRAPRLDFNQYSTFTFEEPDMVRFRNLAFAFEAVRQGGNMPCILNAANEIVVAAFLQDRIGFLQMSEVIEKTMLKASFIAAPSYDDYVQTDSEARCIAATLF
- a CDS encoding M23 family metallopeptidase — its product is MAQKKRKHQKSFWHRIRFKYKLSFFNEATLEEVWSFRLSQLSAFVVMAVFAFFLIAVTSFIIIKTPIRNYLPGYLDVEVRKEIVQNALKADSLERMIAIQTLYLKNVAGILSGTMPLDSIRTIDSLAHADANYEIPRGKVESDFVKKFEEEEKYNLSVLTPTEIISDNIFFYKPVSGVISAHYEAENRHYGVDLVAAARESVLSTLDGTVVFTGFDANYGNVIQIQHKNGFLSIYKHNELLLKEAGDHVVAGEAIALVGNTGKLSTGPHLHFELWYKGAPVNPEEYIAF
- a CDS encoding DUF4290 domain-containing protein, translated to MEYNTELKRLILPEYGRNIQNMVDYCLTIEDKEERMRCANSIINIMGNMFPHLRDVNDFKHILWDHLAIMADFQLDIDYPYEIVKKEDLFSRPPRVPYNTGRIRYRHYGKTLERMIVKANEFEDGQEKNYLIKLLANQMKKSFLNWNKEAVDDRKIFKDLDELSEGKIVLDEEQHKLTESRDILSRKSTNKNFTRKGR
- the rimM gene encoding ribosome maturation factor RimM (Essential for efficient processing of 16S rRNA); translated protein: MLKKEDVFKIGQFAKPHGIKGEITLLTTSDVFDDSEDPYLVCEIDGILVPFFIEEYRYKSDSSILVKLENVDSEPAAREFSNMEVYYPLDAAVGDLVGDMTWDSFVGYTVSDTVLGLLGPITMVDESTLNVLLQVDYKGNEILIPAVEEIITGVDHDKKQLEVTLPDGLLDL
- the rsmG gene encoding 16S rRNA (guanine(527)-N(7))-methyltransferase RsmG, which translates into the protein MKVIQSYFPELSEHQLEQFAALNDLYTDWNAKINVISRKDIENLYLHHVLHSLGIVKMLRFKDGSSVMDVGTGGGFPGIPLAIFFPEVQFHLVDSIGKKIKVGQAVAESIGLKNITFRHCRAEEEKQKFDFVVSRAVMPLADLVNLVRKNIKKEQHNALPNGLICLKGGELQHEILPFRNQALSFELGTYFKEEFFKTKKVVYVPL
- the rseP gene encoding RIP metalloprotease RseP, which codes for METFLIKALQLILSLSILVVVHEFGHFLFARIFKVRVEKFYLFFDPWFSLFKFKPKNSDTEYGVGWLPLGGYCKISGMIDESMDKEQMALPAQPYEFRSKPAGQRLMIMIAGVVFNFLLALFIYSMVLFAWGDTYLPLKNMKMGMYYSETAKQIGFQDGDILLSANGVELERFGESAIRGIVEAQSVAVLRNGQETTIAIPSDLMQRMMRDKKGFAGLRYPMVVNDFSKDSPAKAAGFQKNDSIVSINGISTPAADDVVDILDKHKNQSISVGVFRNGQPLTLTLTTDTAGHMGAYMKSPMDIYQTVTTSYGFFASFPAGIQKGVDTLKGYVNDMKYVFTKEGASSLGGFGTIGGLFPAEWDWMIFWQRTAFLSIILAFMNILPIPALDGGHVMFLVYEVVARRKPSDKFLEYSQIVGMALLFGLLIYANGNDIFRYFFGS
- a CDS encoding DUF3298 domain-containing protein, translating into MTTQLQAKFIVLIFLLIFAGCNNSSKKTNQNDVSFDSIVVEKSYHLLENPENPNCNLQINFTYPTKIENKQYLKNIQRIFTEAYFGDAYAAYSPQDASAKYAESYLANYKALEKDFKSEAEKDSDMPLGAWYSYYEMSSNKITFNQSGLLCFTVNFENYTGGAHGSHSYFNHVVNLKTGLVVTEKEIFTDNYEEELAKVLVAAIAKQNQVNDVKALENIGFFSVDEIFPNGNFSIDETGINYTFNEYEIAAYVVGVTNVHLPFGEIQHLLRKESPIAHLAF
- a CDS encoding MBL fold metallo-hydrolase, which codes for MIHVKRFEFNYFSVNTYLLYDKTGEAVLIDCGCMNQREEEELSGFIEENKLTIKRLLCTHLHLDHVFGNAYATKTYGVEPEAHKADTELLPSAEVQAKSFGLTMKGKSNNSIRYITVGESIRFGESTLTTLHVPGHSPGSLVFYSAESTLAITGDTLFAGSIGRSDLWGGNPDVLVAAIRDKLLNLPEDTVIYPGHGPESSIREEKLNNPYI
- the murA gene encoding UDP-N-acetylglucosamine 1-carboxyvinyltransferase is translated as MASFVIEGGCRLNGEIIPQGAKNEALQVICAVLLTPEKVTIHNIPDILDVNNLIQLLRDMQVKVERLSPDTYTFQADNVDMDYLKTDDFLRKSASLRGSVMIVGPLVARFGKAVIPKPGGDKIGRRRLDTHFAGIQKLGATFTYDPSTQLYEIEAKELKGAYMLLDEASVTGTANILMAAVMAKGTTTIYNAACEPYLQQLSKLLIRMGAVISGVGSNLLTVQGVEAMGGATHTILPDMIEVGSFIGMAAMTGSNITIKNTGYDMLGIIPESFRRLGITVEQIGDDIHIPTHESYEIDTFIDGSIMTIADAPWPGLTPDLLSVFLVVATQAVGSVLIHQKMFESRLFFVDKLIDMGAQIILCDPHRATVIGLGNRYKLRGATMVSPDIRAGIALLIAAMSAEGTSHIHNIDQIDRGYQNIDKRLNSIGARITRL